The following are from one region of the Roseobacter fucihabitans genome:
- a CDS encoding lyase family protein translates to MAASVFDSPLYARLFDTGETGRLFSDTAALRAMLLVEGALAKAQGKHGVIPEISAAAIHRATLEIQIDPGALAKATGENGVCIPGLVAAFRAEMNAPEHAQYVHWGATSQDIIDTGLMLRLRQALALAEADLRTILTALADQAEKHADLPMPARTYGQQATPTSWGAVLASWGAALLDAVDALPGLREQALWVSLSGASGTSAALGPKAAQIRADLAQGLGLRDPHRSWHIDRGPILRIIAWMAQVCATLAAIGQTVIGLSASEVQEVSLGAAGASSTMPQKQNPVRASTLVALSTQISGLQSTLQIAATHQHQRDGAAWFAEWMIVPQIALSTACALQHGVALARDIRPNPTRMAQAFERGLDLAHSEALSFALSQSMSRPKAQAAVKTLCQEALRSGTSLSNLARAQYPDLPASLFDPQAQLGEAPADTRAFVARVRAL, encoded by the coding sequence ATGGCCGCCAGCGTTTTTGACAGCCCGCTTTACGCGCGCCTTTTCGACACGGGCGAGACGGGACGCTTGTTTTCGGATACTGCCGCCCTGCGCGCGATGCTGTTGGTGGAAGGCGCGCTCGCCAAGGCACAGGGCAAACACGGCGTCATCCCCGAGATCAGCGCCGCCGCCATTCACCGCGCCACCCTTGAAATCCAGATCGATCCCGGTGCGCTGGCCAAAGCAACCGGCGAAAACGGGGTGTGCATTCCGGGGCTGGTCGCGGCGTTTCGCGCGGAAATGAACGCGCCCGAACATGCGCAATATGTGCATTGGGGCGCGACGTCACAGGACATCATCGACACCGGTCTGATGCTGCGCCTGCGCCAGGCACTGGCTCTGGCCGAAGCCGATCTACGCACCATCCTCACCGCATTGGCCGATCAGGCCGAAAAACATGCCGACCTGCCCATGCCCGCACGCACCTACGGCCAACAGGCCACACCCACCAGTTGGGGCGCGGTTCTGGCAAGCTGGGGGGCGGCGCTGCTGGACGCGGTGGACGCATTGCCGGGGCTCCGAGAGCAGGCCTTGTGGGTGTCGCTGTCCGGCGCATCCGGCACCTCGGCGGCCCTTGGCCCCAAGGCGGCGCAGATCAGGGCCGACCTGGCACAAGGCCTCGGCCTTCGCGATCCCCATCGTTCCTGGCACATAGATCGCGGGCCCATCCTGCGCATCATCGCATGGATGGCGCAGGTCTGCGCAACATTGGCCGCCATCGGGCAGACGGTGATTGGCCTCAGCGCCAGCGAGGTACAGGAAGTGAGCCTTGGCGCAGCGGGTGCATCATCGACCATGCCACAAAAGCAAAACCCGGTACGCGCCAGCACGCTTGTGGCCCTGTCCACCCAAATCAGCGGGTTGCAGAGCACCTTGCAGATCGCCGCCACCCATCAGCATCAACGCGACGGGGCGGCCTGGTTCGCCGAATGGATGATCGTTCCACAAATCGCGCTGAGTACGGCTTGCGCCTTGCAACATGGCGTGGCGCTGGCACGGGACATACGCCCCAACCCCACGCGAATGGCGCAGGCCTTTGAACGGGGTCTCGATCTGGCGCATAGCGAGGCGCTCAGTTTTGCCCTGAGCCAGAGCATGTCCCGACCTAAAGCGCAGGCCGCCGTCAAAACCCTCTGCCAGGAAGCCCTGCGCTCCGGCACATCCCTGTCCAATTTGGCCCGCGCCCAATAC